In one window of Candidatus Neomarinimicrobiota bacterium DNA:
- the ybeY gene encoding rRNA maturation RNase YbeY, whose product MDRALNVEGLEYVDVESDQLQSVMQSVLQGEKKEYDSVSVLFVSDSEIKKINKDYMGHDYATDVITFPLNDEPEKLEGEIYVSYETTKNNSLDYNISHSREILRVVIHGILHLAGYDDSTDSQKEEMKRKEDHYLQLVEITVDLKSENERH is encoded by the coding sequence ATGGACCGGGCACTTAACGTAGAAGGACTGGAATATGTCGATGTCGAATCCGACCAACTCCAATCAGTGATGCAATCGGTTCTTCAGGGGGAAAAAAAAGAATATGATTCCGTGTCGGTTCTATTCGTTTCGGACAGTGAAATAAAAAAGATAAACAAAGATTACATGGGGCATGACTACGCCACGGACGTGATCACTTTTCCGCTCAATGATGAACCGGAGAAGTTAGAAGGCGAAATTTACGTCAGTTATGAAACAACCAAAAACAATTCACTGGACTATAACATTTCGCATTCAAGAGAAATATTGAGAGTTGTTATTCATGGGATTCTGCATTTGGCGGGATACGACGATTCCACAGATTCACAAAAAGAAGAAATGAAGAGAAAAGAAGACCATTACCTTCAACTTGTAGAAATTACGGTGGATTTGAAGTCGGAAAATGAGAGGCACTGA